A region of the Hyla sarda isolate aHylSar1 unplaced genomic scaffold, aHylSar1.hap1 scaffold_36, whole genome shotgun sequence genome:
attatactccagagctgtactcactattctgctggtgaggtcactgtgtatatacattacattacttatcctgtactgatcctgagttatatcctgtattatactccagagctgtactcactattctgctggtgaggtcactgtgtacatacattacattacttatcctgtactgatcctgagttatatcctgtattataccccagagctgtactcactattctgctggtgagctcactgtgtacatacattacttatcctgtactgatcctgagttatatcctgtattatactccagagctgtactcactattctgctggtgagatcactgtgtacatacattacttatcctgttctgatcctgagttatatcctgtattatactccagagctgtactcactattcttctggtgaggtcactgtgtatatacattacattacttatcctgtactgatcctgagctatatcctgtattatactccagagctgtactcactattctgctggtgaggtcactgtgtacatacattacattacttatcctgtactgatcctgagttatatcctgtattataccccagagctgtactcactattctgctggtgaggtcactgtatacatacattacattacttatcctgtactgatcctgagttatattctgtattatactccagagctgtactcactattctgctggtgaggtcactgtgtacatacattacattacttatcctgtactgattctgagttatatcctgtattatactccagagctgtactcactattctgctggtgaggtcactgtgtacatacattacattacttatcctgtactgatcctgagttatatcctgtattatactccagagctgtactcactattctgctggtgaggtcactgtatacatacatgacattacttatcctgtactgatcctgagttatattctgtattataccccagagctgtgctcactattctgctggtgaggtcactgtgtacatacattacattacttatcctgtactgatcctgagttatatcctgtattatactccagagctgtactcactattctgctggtgaggtcactgtgtacatacattacattacttatcctgtactgatcctgagttatatcctgtagatcatttacttaaaatatgaaaaaaaaaaaatcataaacaaCAACAATATAACAATTTTACATAACACATACGTGTACATATATCCAATCCATATCAGTCCATTAATGTTTTGGCTGCTCCAACCTCATTCTCATCATGGACttgatatattattatatagctgATGTATTACTtgatatattattacatagttgtACAGTGTTATATAGTTCATGTATTACTTGATATTATTGTATAGTTGCTGTGTTGTTGTAGAGTTATTATACAGTTGCTGTGTTGTACAGTTATTATTGTATAGTTGCTGTATTGTCGTAGAGTTATTATTGTATAGTTGCTGTGTTGTCGTAGAGTTATTATTGTATAGTTGCTGTGTTGTCGTAGAGTTATTATTGTATAGTTGCTGTGTTGTCGTAGAGTTATTGTATAGTTGCTGTGTTGTCGTAGAGTTATTGTATAGTTGCTGTGTTGTCGTAGAGTTATTATTGTATAGTTGCTGTGTTGTTGTACAGTTATTATTGTATAGTTGCTGTGTTGTCGTAGAGTTATTATTGTATAGTTGCTGTGTTGTCGTAGTGTTATTATTGTATAGTTGCTGTGTTGTTGTAGAGTTATTATACAGTTGCTGTGTTGTTGTAGAGTTATTATACAGTTGTTGTGTTGTTGTAGAGTTATTATACAGTTGCTGTGTTGTTGTAGAGTTATTATACAGTTGCTGTGTTGTTGTAGAGTTATTATACAGTTGCTGTGTTGTTGTACAGTTATTATACAGTTGCTGTGTTGTTGTAGTTATTATACAGTTGCTGTGTTGTTGTAGTTATTATACAGTTGCTGTGTTGTTGTACAGTTATTATACAGTTGCTGTGTTGTTGTACAGTTATTATTGTATAGGTGCTGTGTTGTTGTACAGTTATTGTATAGTTGCTGTGTTGTCGTAGTTATTGTATAGTTGCTGTGTTGTAGAGTTATTATTGTATAGTTGCTGTGTTGTTGTACAGTTATTATTATACAGTTGCTGTGTTGTTGTAGAGTTATTATACAGTTGCTGTGTTGTTGTAGAGTTATTATACAGTTGCTGTGTTGTTGTAGTTATTATTATACAGTTGCTGTGTTGTTGTACAGTTATTGTATAGCTGCTGTGTTGTTGTAGTTATTATTATACAGTTGCTGTGTTGTTGTACAGTTATTATTGTATAGTTGCTGTGTTGTTGTACAGTTATTATTGTATAGTTGCTGTGTTGTCGTAGTTATTGTATAGTTGCTGTGTTGTAGTTATTATTGTATAGTTGCTGTGTTGTTGTACAGTTATTATATAGTTGCTGTGTTGTTGTAGAGTTATTATACAGTTGCTGTGTTGTTGTAGAGTTATTATACAGTTGCTGTGTTGTTGTAGAGTTATTATACAGTTGCTGTGTTGTTGTACAGTTATTATTGTATAGTTGCTGTGTTGTTGTACAGTTATTGTATAGTTGCTGTGTTGTCGTAGTTATTGTATAGTTGCTGTGTTGTACAGTTATTATTGTATAGTTGCTGTGTTGTACAGTTATTATTGTATAGTTGCTGTGTTGTACAGTTATTATTGTATAGTTGCTGTGTTGTCGTAGTTATTATTGTATAGTTGCTGTGTTGTACAGTTATTATTGTATAGTTGCTGTGTTGTACAGTTATTATTGTATAGTTGCTGTGTTGTACAGTTATTATTGTATAGTTGCTGTGTTGTACAGTTATTGTATAGTTGCTGTGTTGTACAGTTATTATTGTATAGTTGCTGTGTTGTCGTAGAGTTATTATTGTATAGTTGCTGTGTTGTACAGTTATTGTATAGTTGCTGTGTTGTACAGTTATTGTATAGTTGCTGTGTTGTTGTACAGTTATTGTATAGTTGCTGTGTTGTACAGTTATTGTATAGTTGCTGTGTTGTACAGTTATTATTGTATAGGTGCTGTGTTGTTGTACAGTTATTATTGTATAGTTGCTGTGTTGTGCAGTTATTGTATAGTTGCTGTGTTGTCGTAGTTATTGTATAGTTGCTGTGTTGTCGTAGTTATTGTATAGTTGCTGTGTTGTACAGTTATTATTGTATAGTTGCTGTGTTGTACAGTTATTATTGTATAGTTGCTGTGTTGTACAGTTATTATTGTATAGTTGCTGTGTTGTACAGTTATTATTGTATAGTTGCTGTGTTGTCGTAGAGTTATTATTGTATAGTTGCTGTGTTGTACAGTTATTGTATAGTTGCTGTGTTCTTGTACAGTTATTGTATAGTTGCTGTGTTGTACAGTTATTATTGTATAGTTGCTGTGTTGTACAGTTATTATTGTATAGTTGCTGTGTTGTACAGTTATTATTGTATAGTTGCTGTGTTGTACAGTTATTATTGTATAGTTGCTGTGTTGTACAGTTATTATTGTATAGTTGCTGTGTTGTACAGTTATTATTGTATAGTTGCTGTGTTGTCGTAGAGTTATTATTGTATAGTTGATGTGTTGTACAGTTATTGTATAGTTGCTGTGTTCTTGTACAGTTATTGTATAGTTGCTGTGTTGTACAGTTATTATTGTATAGTTGCTGTGTTGTACAGTTATTATTGTATAGTTGCTGTGTTGTACAGTTATTGTATAGTTGCTGTATTGTACAGTTATTGTATAGTTGCTGTATTGTACAGTTATTAGTGTATAGTTGCTGTGTTGTACAGTCATTATTGTATAGTTGCTGTGTTGTTGTACAGTTATTATTGTATAGTTGCTGTGTTGTGCAGTTATTGTATAGTTGCTGTGTTGTTCTACAGTCATTATTGTATAGTTGCTGTGTTGTTGTACAGTTATTGTATAGTTGCTGTGTTGTGCAGTTATTGTATAGTTGCTGTGTTGTGCAGTTATTGTATAGTTGCTGTGTTGTACAGTTATTATTGTATAGTTGCTGTGTTGTACAGTTATTATTGTATAGTTGCTGTGTTGTACAGTTATTGTATAGTTGCTGTGTTGTACAGTTATTGTATAGTTGCTGTGTTGTACAGTTATTATTGTATAGTTGCTGTGTTGTACAGTTATTGTATAGTTGCTGTGTTGTCGTAGAGTTATTATTGTATAGTTGATGTGTTGTACAGTTATTGTATAGTTGCTGTGTTCTTGTACAGTTATTGTATAGTTGCTGTGTTGTACAGTTATTATTGTATAGTTGCTGTGTTGTTGTACAGTTATTATTGTATAGTTGCTGTGTTGTACAGTTATTGTATAGTTGCTGTATTGTACAGTTATTGTATAGTTGCTGTATTGTACAGTTATTAGTGTATAGTTGCTGTGTTGTTGTACAGTCATTATTGTATAGTTGCTGTGTTGTTGTACAGTTATTATTGTATAGTTGCTGTGTTGTGCAGTTATTGTATAGTTGCTGTGTTGTTCTACAGTCATTATTGTATAGTTGCTGTGTTGTTGTACAGTTATTGTATAGTTGCTGTGTTGTGCAGTTATTGTATAGTTGCTGTGTTGTGCAGTTATTGTATAGTTGCTGTGTTGTAGAGTTATTATTGTATAGTTGCGGTGTTGTTGTACAGTTATTATTGTATAGTTGCTGTGTTGTGCAGTTATTGTATAGTTGCTGTGTTGTAGAGTTATTATTGTATAGTTGCGGTGTTGTTCTACAGTCATT
Encoded here:
- the LOC130331911 gene encoding putative uncharacterized protein DDB_G0286901, producing MTVEQHSNYTITAQHSNYTIITVQQHSNYTIITVQHSNYTLITVQYSNYTIITVEQHSSYTIITVQQHSNYTITAQHSNCTMTVEQHSNYTITAQHSNYTITLRQHSNYTIITVEQHSNCIITLQQHSNCTIITTTTQQLYNNCTTTQQLYNNCTTQQLYNNNCTTTQQLYNNDCRTTQQLYNNDCRTTPQLYNNNATTQQLYNNCTTTQQLYNNCTTQQLYNNNCTTTQQLYNNDCRTTQQLYNNDCRTTPQLYNNNSTTQQLYNNNCTTTQQLYNNDCRTTQQLYNNDCRTTPQLYNNNSTTQQLYNNCTTQQLYNNNCTTTPQLYNNNSTTQQLYNNCTTQQLYNNCTTQQLYNNCTTTQQLYNNDCRTTQQLYNNCTTQQLYNNNCTTTQQLYNNDCTTTQQLYTNNCTIQQLYNNCTIQQLYNNCTTQQLYNNNCTTTQQLYNNNCTTQQLYNNCTRTQQLYNNCTTHQLYNNNSTTTQQLYNNCTTQQLYNNNCTTQQLYNNCTTQQLYNNCTTQQLYNNNCTTQQLYNNNCTTQQLYNNCTTQQLYNNCTTQQLYNNCTTTQQLYNNDCRTTQQLYNNCTTQQLYNNNCTTTQQLYNNDCTTQQLYTNNCTIQQLYNNCTIQQLYNNCTTQQLYNNNCTTQQLYNNNCTTQQLYNNCTRTQQLYNNCTTHQLYNNNSTTTQQLYNNNCTTQQLYNNNCTTQQLYNNNCTTQQLYNNNCTTQQLYNNNCTTQQLYNNNCTTQQLYNNCTRTQQLYNNCTTQQLYNNNSTTTQQLYNNNCTTQQLYNNNCTTQQLYNNNCTTQQLYNNNCTTQQLYNNYDNTATIQ